Proteins from a single region of Acidovorax sp. NCPPB 3576:
- a CDS encoding leucine-rich repeat domain-containing protein encodes MFNTIHRLFHSRPRTGPTERAPAENTPPRGSPHAAEGSGSPLTARRRENAPAENTMAPRSSVVGRASSSPPRSPLHPAAAAGTSSAALASSVVRDIDDWLERSLPLAEQSNRYVDFYDDIEDRDTSQDVLRRVADAMRRVATGDSSRLVVEWGLPAKTLPDAIGRLQGLQELLLTNTGLTSLPESLGELRQLRHLKLATNQEMERLPASLTALPNLHTLQLTGNSLKELPLDLGRMQSLRTLELGCGEYSSLPDSITELRHLTHLSVSHSSYIRELPENIGDMQGLQTLVLKGNTKLERLPDSVGDLANLQSLDLEDTKLQTLPQSLARLPASCVIKVPNHLRGQLQQIRHPQAARQAAQASAARTRPPMTPATGQAGPSRNHGAELRRELKRIDPDLTARFDKWRAGLSYDAVMFGRSLTREDSGLLDQIVAEAIASAGFRSSFDQFLSEHTLKAVDVDGVTQVHDGPAVLGDVKTGFSKMLEHKIMHTQDPLAALDMLQGALRNPGLNMSREELLHERDLLDPRLTHMWAPLRAYISMHDVKVKAKQEAATKLAMAQFDKAEKGIIREAKAMRESKKAEAKVNDSIDRRARALVDGEWRIR; translated from the coding sequence ATGTTCAACACCATCCATCGCCTTTTCCATTCCCGTCCCCGAACCGGTCCAACGGAACGTGCACCTGCCGAGAACACGCCGCCACGCGGTTCCCCCCATGCAGCCGAAGGCTCTGGCAGCCCGCTGACCGCGCGGCGTCGTGAAAATGCCCCGGCGGAAAACACCATGGCGCCCCGAAGCTCTGTGGTTGGGCGTGCTTCCAGTTCACCGCCGCGTTCGCCGCTGCATCCGGCCGCAGCGGCGGGTACCTCGTCGGCTGCCCTGGCCAGCAGCGTGGTGCGCGATATCGACGACTGGCTCGAGCGCAGCCTGCCGTTGGCAGAGCAATCGAACAGGTACGTTGACTTCTACGACGACATTGAAGACAGAGACACGTCGCAGGATGTCTTGCGACGGGTGGCCGACGCGATGCGCCGCGTGGCCACGGGAGACAGCTCCAGGCTCGTGGTGGAATGGGGCCTTCCTGCCAAGACGTTGCCCGATGCGATCGGCCGGTTGCAAGGCCTGCAAGAGCTGTTGTTGACCAACACCGGGCTGACCTCGCTGCCTGAAAGCCTGGGTGAGCTTCGCCAGTTGCGCCATCTGAAGCTGGCCACCAACCAAGAGATGGAGAGGCTTCCGGCGTCGCTGACGGCCCTCCCCAACTTGCACACCCTGCAATTGACCGGGAATTCCTTGAAAGAACTTCCCTTGGACTTGGGGCGCATGCAAAGCCTGCGCACGCTCGAGTTGGGGTGCGGGGAATATTCGAGCCTGCCAGACAGCATCACCGAGTTGCGCCACTTGACGCACTTGAGCGTGTCGCACTCGTCGTACATCCGGGAACTGCCGGAAAACATCGGCGACATGCAGGGGCTCCAGACATTGGTATTGAAAGGGAACACCAAGCTGGAGCGCTTGCCCGACAGCGTGGGAGACCTTGCCAACCTGCAGTCCCTGGACTTGGAGGACACAAAACTGCAGACCCTGCCCCAGTCCCTGGCCCGGCTGCCCGCCAGCTGCGTCATCAAGGTGCCCAATCATTTGCGCGGCCAATTGCAGCAAATCCGCCACCCCCAGGCCGCACGGCAAGCGGCGCAGGCGTCCGCCGCGAGGACGCGGCCACCGATGACGCCCGCGACCGGGCAGGCTGGGCCATCACGGAACCACGGGGCTGAACTCCGGCGTGAGCTCAAGCGCATCGACCCCGACCTGACCGCGCGCTTTGACAAGTGGAGGGCAGGGCTGTCATACGACGCGGTGATGTTCGGCCGATCGCTGACACGGGAGGACAGCGGCCTTCTGGATCAGATCGTGGCCGAGGCCATCGCGTCTGCCGGGTTTCGAAGCAGCTTCGACCAGTTTTTGAGCGAACACACCCTCAAGGCCGTGGATGTCGATGGCGTGACGCAGGTGCATGACGGCCCGGCCGTGTTGGGCGACGTCAAAACCGGGTTCTCCAAAATGCTGGAGCACAAGATCATGCACACGCAAGACCCGCTCGCGGCGCTTGACATGCTGCAGGGCGCTCTTCGCAATCCCGGTCTGAACATGTCGCGCGAAGAGCTTCTCCACGAAAGAGACCTGCTCGATCCTCGTCTAACGCACATGTGGGCGCCGCTGCGGGCCTACATTTCCATGCACGACGTGAAGGTAAAAGCCAAGCAGGAAGCCGCGACCAAACTGGCCATGGCGCAGTTCGATAAGGCGGAGAAGGGCATCATCCGCGAAGCGAAAGCCATGCGGGAGTCTAAAAAGGCGGAGGCCAAAGTGAATGACTCCATCGACCGGCGGGCCCGGGCGCTGGTGGACGGCGAATGGCGCATCCGGTAG
- a CDS encoding FAD-dependent monooxygenase: MQKQQVLVAGGGIGGLAAALGASRAGWDVRLYERAEAFSEVGAGVQLGPNVVRRLQAWGLQHRLQSVAAFPDRLQVRSALSGAELAVLPLGPTAVARYGAAYATIHRADLHGLLLAAVTKYTDTQISLAHAIDHFSDAEGVVTVRTSRGKEVEGDALVGADGLWSRTRTGLLGDVRPRVTGHLAYRALVPQHALPDVLRTRQVTAWLGPRLHAVQYPVRRGELQNLVVIVQGPAPDDLESWDHAVNAAGLESALRGACPALQQAVRGVADAGGGWRLWPLCDRPPVRSADAMACGRVALLGDAAHPMRPYLAQGAGMAIEDAAELQRALSMHDLDVPLRLRRYALNRWQRNARVQARSTRNGRIFHATGPVRWVRDASLRLLGERLLDVPWLYRGDGSSASSL; this comes from the coding sequence ATGCAGAAACAACAGGTGTTGGTCGCCGGTGGCGGCATCGGCGGGCTCGCGGCGGCGCTGGGCGCTTCGCGGGCGGGGTGGGACGTGCGCCTGTACGAGCGGGCCGAGGCGTTCAGCGAAGTGGGCGCGGGCGTGCAGCTCGGCCCCAACGTCGTGCGCCGGCTGCAGGCCTGGGGCCTGCAACACCGGCTGCAATCGGTGGCCGCGTTCCCCGATCGTCTGCAGGTGCGCAGCGCGTTGAGCGGCGCCGAGCTGGCCGTGCTGCCGCTCGGCCCGACAGCGGTGGCGCGCTACGGCGCGGCCTACGCCACCATCCACCGCGCCGACCTGCACGGGCTGCTGCTCGCCGCCGTCACCAAGTACACCGACACGCAAATCTCGCTGGCCCACGCGATCGACCATTTCTCCGATGCCGAAGGCGTCGTCACCGTGCGCACCAGCCGTGGCAAGGAGGTGGAGGGCGATGCGCTCGTGGGTGCCGATGGCCTGTGGAGCCGCACGCGCACCGGGCTGCTGGGCGACGTGCGCCCGCGCGTGACAGGGCACCTGGCCTACCGCGCGCTGGTGCCGCAGCACGCGTTGCCCGACGTGCTGCGCACCCGCCAGGTCACCGCCTGGCTGGGCCCGCGCCTGCATGCCGTGCAGTACCCGGTGCGCCGGGGCGAGCTGCAGAACCTGGTGGTGATCGTGCAAGGACCGGCACCGGACGACCTGGAAAGCTGGGACCATGCGGTGAACGCCGCCGGGCTGGAATCGGCATTGCGCGGCGCCTGCCCCGCGCTGCAGCAGGCGGTGCGCGGGGTGGCCGATGCCGGTGGCGGCTGGCGCCTGTGGCCGCTGTGCGACCGCCCGCCCGTGCGCAGCGCCGACGCCATGGCGTGCGGCCGGGTGGCCCTGCTGGGCGATGCCGCGCACCCCATGCGGCCTTACCTCGCGCAGGGCGCCGGCATGGCCATCGAGGACGCCGCCGAACTGCAGCGCGCCCTGTCCATGCACGACCTCGACGTGCCCCTGCGCCTGCGCCGCTACGCCTTGAACCGCTGGCAGCGCAACGCCCGGGTGCAGGCCCGCTCCACGCGCAACGGGCGGATCTTCCACGCCACCGGCCCGGTGCGCTGGGTGCGCGATGCCTCGCTGCGGCTGCTGGGCGAGCGGCTGCTCGACGTCCCCTGGCTTTACCGGGGCGATGGCTCCAGCGCCAGCTCGTTGTAG